DNA from Ruficoccus amylovorans:
AGACCGACGCGCTGGCCACGCTGATTTTCACCGCCGGGTCCATCGTGGTCAGTGAATCGCCGGAAAAGGTCATCACCTCCGACTGCAAGCAGTACGAGCAGGGTGAGATCCGCTACTCCGTCTCGCAGGTCGAGGAGCTGGGCTTTAACAATTTCTGGAAAAAGTCCGCCGACATCCAGCAGGCGCTTTCCGACTACCAGACGCAGGAGGGGCTTTCCTTCTCGTGCCTGCTGGTCACGGACATCAACACCCAGAACTCGCTCCTGCTGGTCGAGGGCGACGAAGCCTGCATCGAGCAGATATCCTTCTCACCCGTGGGCAGCTCGCATCACATCTTCGAACTGCCGGGCATCGTCAGCCGCAAGAAACAGGTCATCCCCTACTTCTCGAACCTGCTCAGCGGCATGGGCGTCGCCGCCGGTGGTTGAGGGTTCGCGCTGACGGACGGTTTTTTGTTTCTTTTTAACCGCAAAGACGCGGAGGCGCAAAGCGCTGTCGCTGTTTCTCCGCGCCACCTGCGTTGGGCTGAGCGTGCTTGAAATAACACGCCATCTTTGCCGGTCTCGTTTAGGAAATAAAATAACCAGCAGCGGTGGCCTTGGGCAAACGCCTCCTGCAATGACATACAGCGATCGACAAACTGCCGTCATCCAGCGACAGCGCTTTGCGCCTCCGCGTCTTTGCGGTTAAAAAAGAAACAGATTCCCCCGCAGCGTCTCGCGCACCTTCTCCCAGAGAAAAACTGCCGCGCACTTGAAAAGGAAGGCTAACGGCGCGAGGTTCTTTCCACTCGCTCCCGCAGGCCGTGGGCGTATATATTTCCCTTATGGAACTCGACCGCAAGATTCTCGACCATCTTTCCCGCGAGGACTACGTCCCGCTAAATCAGCAGGATCTGGTAAAAGCGCTCGATCTGAGCAAACGCGAAAACAAGCAGTTCCGCCGCACCCTGCACAAGCTGCTTGATCAGGGCCTCATCGCCAAGGTCAAGGGCGACCGCTTCGTCCAGCCCAAGGACGCCGACCTGGTCAGCGGGACGATCAAGTTCCGCCAGAGCGGACGAGCCCTCCTCCTGCCTGATCCACAACCGGGCAAGCCGCCCCGCGAGCCGCTCACTATTCTGGCCGAAGACACCGGCGTGGCCCTGCATGAGGACAAGGTGCTCGTCCGCCTCAGCGACGAGAACAAGCGCCGCCGCAGCCGTGATCGCCGCAACCGCCCCCGCGAGGGCGAGACACTGGCCCGCGTCATTCGCGTGCTCCAGCGCGCCCACCCGACGCTCACTGGCACGCTCAAGCAGTCCCGCATGTACCACCACGTCGTGCCGGACGATCCGCGCATCATTCACGACATCCTCGTCCCTCCGCCTGAAAAGGCCGAGGTCTTCCCCAAGCCCAAGGAGGGCGACAAGGTCGTCGTGCGCCTGCTGGAGTGGAAGATGCGCCACCTCAATCCCGAGGGCGTCATCACCGAAGTCCTCGGTCGCACCCACGAGCCCGCCGCCGAGTTCAAGGCCATCCTCCACAAGTACAAGCTGGAGACAACTTTCCCCGACGCCGTGCTCAACGAAGTGGCCGACGTCCCCGATACCGTCCGCAAAAAGGACATCAAGGGCCGGCTCGATTGCCGCAAAAAATTCACCCTCACCATCGACCCGGACGACGCCAAGGACTTCGACGACGCGCTCTCGCTGGAGGATACCGGCAAGGGCGGCTGCCGCATCGGCGTGCACATCGCAGACGTCGCCTCCTACGTGCGTCCCGGCTCCGCGCTGGACAAGGAGGGCAAGCGCCGCGGCAACTCGACCTACCTCGTCGGCTGTGTCATCCCGATGCTCCCGCAGGCGCTCTCCAACGGCATCTGCTCACTGGTCGAGGATCAGGACCGGCTGACCAAAACCGTCTTCCTCGACTTCGACCGCAACGGCAAGCACACCGGCACCACCTTTGCCAACACCGTCATCCGCAGCGCCAAGCGCCTGACCTACCGGCAGGCCTACGCCTTTCTCAAAAAAGACGACATCGACGAGATCCGCGGCACCCCGCTGCCGCCCGCGCACCAGACCGGCTCCACCGGCCGGGCTCTGACCGAGCTGGACGACGCCGAGATGCGCAAGATCCAGCAAACCATCCGGCGCTTCTGGGACATCGCCTCCAGGATGCGCAACGCCCGCATGACCAAGGGCAGCCTCGACCTCGACATGCCGGAGGTGAAAATCTTCGTCGATGAAAACGGCTACGCCGACCGCATCGAGAGCATTGAAAATGACGAGAGTCACCAGCTCATCGAGGAGTTTATGCTCGCGGCCAACGAGGCCGTGGCCAAGGCGTTTTTCGAGGCAGGGATCCCGTTTATCTCGCGCGTCCACGACGAGCCCGACCCCGACAAGCTCTACGAACTGCGCGAGCACATGATGACGGTCGGCAT
Protein-coding regions in this window:
- a CDS encoding ribonuclease R family protein, giving the protein MELDRKILDHLSREDYVPLNQQDLVKALDLSKRENKQFRRTLHKLLDQGLIAKVKGDRFVQPKDADLVSGTIKFRQSGRALLLPDPQPGKPPREPLTILAEDTGVALHEDKVLVRLSDENKRRRSRDRRNRPREGETLARVIRVLQRAHPTLTGTLKQSRMYHHVVPDDPRIIHDILVPPPEKAEVFPKPKEGDKVVVRLLEWKMRHLNPEGVITEVLGRTHEPAAEFKAILHKYKLETTFPDAVLNEVADVPDTVRKKDIKGRLDCRKKFTLTIDPDDAKDFDDALSLEDTGKGGCRIGVHIADVASYVRPGSALDKEGKRRGNSTYLVGCVIPMLPQALSNGICSLVEDQDRLTKTVFLDFDRNGKHTGTTFANTVIRSAKRLTYRQAYAFLKKDDIDEIRGTPLPPAHQTGSTGRALTELDDAEMRKIQQTIRRFWDIASRMRNARMTKGSLDLDMPEVKIFVDENGYADRIESIENDESHQLIEEFMLAANEAVAKAFFEAGIPFISRVHDEPDPDKLYELREHMMTVGIAVGDLTNRAEVTRLLKKINEHSQSYPLKIQFLRSLKQACYRAQTDGHYGLYKTFYGHFTSPIRRYSDLVQHRTFDYYLAKHGLDTAPARVALKYTKADLDGLSEHLTLTEQNSTEAERESVKIKLLEFFEREVEKKDKTVFEAIVTDVKNHGMFIELTESLAFGMVHISTLRDDLYTLTDDGSALQGRRRRKKYSVGQYIKVAVERVDRFKRQIDFHLVEEDPKLGFEPAQKVAPPSKSKPKENKPKEKQKDKKQRRNKRNR